A single window of Colletes latitarsis isolate SP2378_abdomen chromosome 4, iyColLati1, whole genome shotgun sequence DNA harbors:
- the LOC143340932 gene encoding uncharacterized protein LOC143340932 produces the protein MSNSKCIKQPRKSYAKEQQQEMTHSEKLRLIDDELNSFYKYCQQAGFTEEEMDIICQPLVAAMRRSWLQLVFRGMLVLIIIGTLACLVAQLDFVGTHFSAISRLLLIKVLPIWNWQPLYYENCMINNPFYNDYTITEEDCVTCEALETIDRLSDVRYRNLVDNYLSRDAPAIITDAMDSWAVMNTDYFWFDNITHLYLENERLMETVPCALTSNLRTGSSDLAAFLRRVHSPEVAKWFVHWQNCDINAVKVLRKYYQRPYFLSSTVSPAHFNWVLMSSDYNSPSYKKVELDSGLIALAQLRGATQLRLTPINPCNSSCPELIADLHQGEMLVFTNLMWTLEYAPMRGLDNIAILTETVWEEDT, from the exons ATGTCGAACAGCAAATGTATTAAACAACCACGTAAGAGCTATGCGAAGGAACAGCAGCAAGAAATGACACACTCGGAAAAATTACGATTGATAGACGATGAATTAAATTCGTTTTACAA GTATTGTCAACAGGCAGGATTTACAGAGGAAGAAATGGATATTATTTGTCAACCATTGGTGGCTGCAATGCGCCGTTCATGGTTGCAACTTGTCTTCCGTGGTATGCTTGTTCTTATAATTATTGGCACCTTGGCGTGTCTAGTAGCTCAGCTAGACTTTGTTGGAACTCATTTCTCTGCAATTAGTCGTCTGTTACTCATCAAGGTTCTGCCAATTTGGAATTGGCAACCTTTGTATTATGAAAATTGTATGATCAACAATCCTTTCTACAATGATTATACGATTACAGAAGAAGACTGTGTG ACTTGCGAAGCATTGGAAACCATCGATCGTTTATCAGATGTAAGATATCGGAATCTTGTCGATAATTATTTGAGTCGCGACGCGCCTGCAATTATCACAGACGCGATGGATTCTTGGGCAGTTATGAACAcagattatttctggtttgataaCATTACTCAT TTGTATTTGGAAAATGAACGATTGATGGAAACGGTACCCTGCGCTCTAACTTCTAATTTGAGAACCGGATCATCCGATTTAGCAGCATTTTTACGTCGAGTACATTCCCCGGAAGTGGCTAAATGGTTCGTCCACTGGCAGAACTGCGACATCAACGCGGTAAAAGTGTTAAGAAAATATTACCAACGACCGTACTTCCTTTCGAGTACAGTCTCCCCAGCGCATTTCAATTGGGTACTCATGTCTTCGGATTATAATAGTCCGAGTTATAAAAAAGTTGAACTAGATTCTGGGTTGATCGCACTCGCCCAATTGCGAGGAGCTACGCAGCTTCGTTTAACACCGATAAATCCTTGCAATAGCTCTTGCCCCGAACTAATAGCGGATTTGCATCAAGGCGAAATGT TGGTATTTACCAATTTGATGTGGACTTTGGAGTATGCACCGATGAGAGGATTAGACAATATTGCTATCTTAACCGAGACTGTCTGGGAAGAAGATACGTAG
- the Arc42 gene encoding activator-recruited cofactor subunit 42 isoform X1 produces MYKINLLVNHNALGVLHTAARKFAALSLLPETHQMLQKTCKDFAEGELKPIAGQIDKKHCYPEEQIKKMGEMGLMSVAIPENVGGTGLDYLAYAIAMEEISKGCASTGVIMSVHNSLYLGPIEKFGNKNQKEKYITPFVTATKLGCFALSEPGNGSDAGAATTTAKLDGDNYILNGTKSWITNGYESEAIVLFATTDKDKKHKGISAFIVDKPTDGLSIGKKEDKLGIKGSSTCSLIFEDCKVPAENLLGEVGMGFKIAMMTLDAGRIGIAAQALGIAQASFECAVDYAAKRQAFGKPIIKLQTIQQKIADMALKIESSRLLTWRAAVLKDSGKPYTKEAAMAKLSASEASTFCTHQCIQILGGMGYVSDMPAERHYRDARITEIYEGTSEIQRLVIADRITKEYSLN; encoded by the exons atgtataaaataaatttactcg TTAATCACAATGCGCTCGGAGTATTGCATACTGCTGCTCGAAAATTTGCTGCCCTTTCTTTGCTACCAGAGACCCACCAGATGCTTCAGAAAACATGCAA GGATTTTGCTGAAGGGGAGTTGAAACCAATAGCAGGACAAATTGATAAGAAGCATTGCTATCCGGaagaacaaataaaaaaaatgggTGAAATGGGTTTAATGAGTGTTGCAATTCCTGAAAATGTAGGTGGAACTGGGCTAGATTATCTGGCATATGCTATTGCAATGGAAGAAATATCCAAAGGTTGTGCCAGTACTGGTGTTATAATGAGCGTGCATAATTCCCTTTACTTAGGACCCATAGAAAAATTTGGCAATAAGAATCAGAAAGAAAAATACATTACTCCTTTTGTAACTGCTACAAAACTTGGATGCTTTGCTCTTAGTGAACCTGGTAATGGTAGTGATGCAGGTGCTGCTACTACCACTGCTAAGTTGGATGGGGATAACTATATACTCAATGGCACAAAATCATGGATAACAAATGGATATGAATCAGAAGCAATTGTTTTATTTGCTACAACAGATAAAGATAAAAAGCATAAAGGAATAAGTGCATTTATAGTTGACAAGCCTACAGATGGCCTTTCTATTGGTAAAAAAGAAGATAAGTTAGGTATTAAAGGTAGCAGTACCTGTTCGTTAATATTTGAAGATTGCAAAGTACCAGCTGAAAATTTGTTAGGAGAAGTAGGAATGGGTTTTAAAATCGCAATGATGACTCTGG ATGCTGGTAGAATAGGCATTGCTGCTCAAGCTTTAGGCATAGCTCAGGCTTCTTTTGAATGTGCAGTCGATTATGCGGCAAAACGACAAGCGTTTGGTAAACCTATCATTAAGCTACAAACAATTCAACAAAAGATAGCTGATATGGCATTAAAAATAGAAAGTTCGAGATTATTGACGTGGCGGGCGGCCGTATTAAAAGACAGTGGTAAACCGTATACAAAG GAAGCTGCTATGGCAAAGCTGTCGGCGTCAGAGGCGTCTACTTTCTGTACTCATCAGTGCATACAAATTTTAGGCGGTATGGGGTATGTTTCAGATATGCCAGCAGAACGTCATTATAGAGACGCGCGTATTACCGAGATTTATGAAGGTACATCAGAAATACAAAGATTAGTTATAGCTGATAGAATTACCAAGGAATACAGTCTcaattga
- the Arc42 gene encoding activator-recruited cofactor subunit 42 isoform X2, producing the protein MDFAEGELKPIAGQIDKKHCYPEEQIKKMGEMGLMSVAIPENVGGTGLDYLAYAIAMEEISKGCASTGVIMSVHNSLYLGPIEKFGNKNQKEKYITPFVTATKLGCFALSEPGNGSDAGAATTTAKLDGDNYILNGTKSWITNGYESEAIVLFATTDKDKKHKGISAFIVDKPTDGLSIGKKEDKLGIKGSSTCSLIFEDCKVPAENLLGEVGMGFKIAMMTLDAGRIGIAAQALGIAQASFECAVDYAAKRQAFGKPIIKLQTIQQKIADMALKIESSRLLTWRAAVLKDSGKPYTKEAAMAKLSASEASTFCTHQCIQILGGMGYVSDMPAERHYRDARITEIYEGTSEIQRLVIADRITKEYSLN; encoded by the exons AT GGATTTTGCTGAAGGGGAGTTGAAACCAATAGCAGGACAAATTGATAAGAAGCATTGCTATCCGGaagaacaaataaaaaaaatgggTGAAATGGGTTTAATGAGTGTTGCAATTCCTGAAAATGTAGGTGGAACTGGGCTAGATTATCTGGCATATGCTATTGCAATGGAAGAAATATCCAAAGGTTGTGCCAGTACTGGTGTTATAATGAGCGTGCATAATTCCCTTTACTTAGGACCCATAGAAAAATTTGGCAATAAGAATCAGAAAGAAAAATACATTACTCCTTTTGTAACTGCTACAAAACTTGGATGCTTTGCTCTTAGTGAACCTGGTAATGGTAGTGATGCAGGTGCTGCTACTACCACTGCTAAGTTGGATGGGGATAACTATATACTCAATGGCACAAAATCATGGATAACAAATGGATATGAATCAGAAGCAATTGTTTTATTTGCTACAACAGATAAAGATAAAAAGCATAAAGGAATAAGTGCATTTATAGTTGACAAGCCTACAGATGGCCTTTCTATTGGTAAAAAAGAAGATAAGTTAGGTATTAAAGGTAGCAGTACCTGTTCGTTAATATTTGAAGATTGCAAAGTACCAGCTGAAAATTTGTTAGGAGAAGTAGGAATGGGTTTTAAAATCGCAATGATGACTCTGG ATGCTGGTAGAATAGGCATTGCTGCTCAAGCTTTAGGCATAGCTCAGGCTTCTTTTGAATGTGCAGTCGATTATGCGGCAAAACGACAAGCGTTTGGTAAACCTATCATTAAGCTACAAACAATTCAACAAAAGATAGCTGATATGGCATTAAAAATAGAAAGTTCGAGATTATTGACGTGGCGGGCGGCCGTATTAAAAGACAGTGGTAAACCGTATACAAAG GAAGCTGCTATGGCAAAGCTGTCGGCGTCAGAGGCGTCTACTTTCTGTACTCATCAGTGCATACAAATTTTAGGCGGTATGGGGTATGTTTCAGATATGCCAGCAGAACGTCATTATAGAGACGCGCGTATTACCGAGATTTATGAAGGTACATCAGAAATACAAAGATTAGTTATAGCTGATAGAATTACCAAGGAATACAGTCTcaattga